Proteins encoded in a region of the Zea mays cultivar B73 chromosome 4, Zm-B73-REFERENCE-NAM-5.0, whole genome shotgun sequence genome:
- the LOC100280215 gene encoding putative bZIP transcription factor superfamily protein isoform X1 — MSRSPHLPPRCPPLGPQITRRDDGMFTQSCRFPSGDTFIGEPPCWLDDLLEDSGKAPKLPPLRRACSDSDAILDALSTFQSPIYPIEECDLNSGGEAEDLLGGVEGDESGSVVEASCFYGPNSPRQKSRLTTSESSMVNAVLENVPGNPLQYLTIDACSDVNGNVANVTADACDAFGHPDQDKSFKRRSGQRSRVRKLQYIAELERTVESLQNIGADLAVRMSSLFHLHNALSMENKQLRIHISSLQQAKLIKDGQTQALKNEAERLKQMSARHRRSRSVTSCYDLSSFGADATAVNWQMPDMARLSLNGSSSVSPRSGYGI; from the exons ATGTCTCGGTCACCCCACCTCCCACCCCGCTGCCCACCGCTGGGTCCTCAGATCACTCGAAGGGATGACGGCATGTTCACGCAAAGCTGCAGGTTTCCATCTGGGGATACGTTCATTGGTGAACCACCGTGCTGGCTGGATGATCTCCTTGAAGATTCTGGGAAAGCTCCCAAGCTCCCTCCTCTCAGAAGGGCCTGCAGCGATTCTGATGCCATCTTAGATGCGCTGTCGACATTCCAGAGCCCAATTTATCCAATCGAGGAATGTGATCTAAACTCAGGTGGTGAAGCTGAGGACTTGTTGGGTGGAGTCGAAGGTGATGAAAGTGGTTCTGTGGTCGAGGCTAGCTGTTTCTATGGTCCGAATTCGCCAAGACAGAAGAGTAGGCTTACAACTTCAGAGAGTTCCATGGTAAATGCTGTGCTTGAGAATGTCCCCGGCAACCCCTTGCAGTACCTGACCATCGATGCCTGCAGTGATGTGAATGGTAATGTGGCCAATGTAACTGCTGATGCCTGTGATGCTTTTGGCCATCCTGATCAAGACAAGTCATTTAAAAG GCGCTCAGGGCAAAGATCTAGGGTCCGAAAACTTCAATACATCGCTGAACTTGAAAGAACTGTCGAATCGCTTCAG AACATTGGAGCTGATTTGGCCGTCAGAATGTCATCACTTTTCCATCTTCACAATGCTCTATCAATGGAAAACAAGCAACTGAGGATACATATTTCCAGTCTTCAGCAAGCAAAACTGATTAAGGATG GTCAGACGCAGGCCCTAAAGAATGAAGCTGAAAGGTTGAAGCAGATGTCTGCCCGTCACCGCCGGAGCAGAAGCGTCACTTCCTGTTATGACCTGAGCTCATTCGGAGCAGATGCTACGGCAGTCAATTGGCAGATGCCTGACATGGCAAGGCTCAGCCTGAATGGAAGCTCCTCTGTCTCCCCAAGAAGCGGCTATGGTATATGA